One genomic window of Arthrobacter sp. KBS0703 includes the following:
- a CDS encoding RNA polymerase-binding protein RbpA: MSDRSLRGMRLGAQSMETESGVEPAPRQRVEYRCEDGEQVFVTFSSEAEIPPVWVSKTGKEALLVDGERPDTSNEKAVRTHWDMLLERRSLPELEQILEDRLTILRERRGERRTA; encoded by the coding sequence ATGAGCGATCGCAGCCTGCGGGGTATGCGGCTTGGCGCACAAAGCATGGAGACCGAATCCGGCGTGGAGCCGGCTCCGCGTCAGCGGGTTGAGTACCGGTGCGAGGACGGCGAACAGGTGTTTGTCACCTTCTCCTCAGAAGCCGAAATCCCCCCTGTATGGGTCTCCAAGACCGGCAAGGAAGCGCTGCTCGTCGATGGCGAACGCCCCGATACCAGCAACGAAAAAGCCGTCCGCACGCACTGGGACATGCTGCTGGAACGCCGGTCCCTTCCCGAGCTTGAGCAGATCCTCGAAGACCGCCTCACCATTCTGCGCGAACGCCGCGGCGAGCGGCGCACTGCCTAG
- a CDS encoding SPFH domain-containing protein, whose amino-acid sequence MDSPGGVAVTFVMLVLIVFVVIVLVRSVRIVPQARAGVVERLGKYQRTLNPGLTILIPFVDRLLPLLDLREQVVSFPPQPVITEDNLVVSIDTVVYFQVTDPRAATYEIANYIQAVEQLTTTTLRNVVGGLNLEEALTSRDQINGQLRGVLDEATGRWGIRVSRVELKAIDPPHSIQDSMEKQMRAERDRRAAILTAEGTKQSAILTAEGQRQAAILKAEGDAKAAILRADGEAQAIQKVFDAIHKGNPDQKLLAYQYLQTLPKLAEGTSNKLWIIPSEVGEALKGIGNALGGTNPDPRSGDLFGPGPDAGKQPES is encoded by the coding sequence ATGGATAGCCCAGGAGGAGTCGCCGTCACTTTCGTGATGCTGGTCCTGATCGTTTTTGTCGTCATTGTGCTGGTCCGCTCGGTGCGGATCGTGCCGCAGGCCCGGGCCGGAGTGGTTGAGCGCCTCGGAAAGTACCAGCGGACCCTCAACCCCGGCCTGACCATCCTCATCCCGTTTGTTGACCGGCTGCTGCCGCTCCTGGATCTCCGCGAGCAGGTTGTTTCGTTTCCGCCGCAACCTGTCATCACAGAGGACAACCTCGTGGTGTCCATCGACACCGTGGTCTATTTCCAGGTGACTGATCCGCGGGCCGCCACGTACGAAATCGCCAACTACATCCAGGCCGTGGAGCAGTTGACCACCACCACGCTCCGCAACGTCGTCGGCGGATTGAACCTGGAAGAGGCGCTGACGTCGCGGGACCAGATAAACGGGCAGCTCCGCGGCGTCCTGGACGAGGCCACTGGCCGTTGGGGCATCCGGGTGTCCCGCGTGGAGCTGAAGGCGATTGATCCGCCCCACTCCATCCAGGATTCGATGGAAAAGCAGATGAGGGCCGAACGCGACCGCCGGGCCGCGATCCTGACAGCCGAAGGCACCAAGCAGTCGGCCATCCTGACGGCCGAAGGCCAGCGGCAGGCCGCCATCCTCAAAGCCGAGGGTGATGCCAAGGCGGCCATTCTTCGCGCCGACGGCGAGGCCCAGGCTATCCAGAAGGTCTTCGACGCCATCCACAAGGGCAATCCGGACCAGAAGCTCCTCGCCTACCAGTACCTCCAGACGCTGCCCAAGCTCGCCGAAGGCACGTCCAACAAGCTGTGGATCATTCCGAGCGAAGTGGGCGAAGCGTTGAAAGGCATTGGCAACGCGCTGGGCGGAACCAACCCGGATCCGCGCTCGGGCGATCTGTTCGGGCCCGGCCCTGATGCGGGCAAACAGCCCGAATCTTAG
- a CDS encoding NfeD family protein, whose product MFEWLGQNWWALWLTVFLVFAAVEMLTLDLFFIMLGGGALAGLVADFAGADFWLQIVVFCVVSLLMIAFVRPVTLKHLHKGPADQRTNVDRLIGESALVMEAVSATGGRVKIGGDVWSARSESGVLTEGQRVIVAAIDGATAVVAPQAETSIQ is encoded by the coding sequence ATGTTTGAATGGCTCGGCCAAAACTGGTGGGCACTCTGGCTCACTGTCTTCCTGGTCTTCGCGGCCGTGGAAATGCTGACCCTTGATCTCTTCTTCATCATGCTTGGCGGCGGCGCCCTGGCCGGACTCGTGGCCGACTTCGCCGGCGCCGATTTCTGGCTTCAGATCGTCGTGTTCTGCGTCGTATCGCTGCTCATGATCGCGTTCGTCCGCCCGGTCACCCTCAAGCACCTGCACAAGGGTCCGGCCGACCAGCGCACCAACGTTGACCGCCTAATCGGCGAATCCGCACTCGTCATGGAGGCGGTGTCCGCCACCGGAGGCCGGGTCAAGATCGGCGGCGACGTCTGGAGCGCGCGTTCCGAATCCGGCGTCCTGACTGAGGGCCAGCGGGTCATCGTAGCCGCCATTGACGGCGCAACGGCGGTAGTGGCACCGCAGGCCGAAACGTCCATCCAGTAA
- a CDS encoding polyprenol monophosphomannose synthase, with protein sequence MRVLTIIPTYNELESLPITLGRLRAAVPASDVLVVDDNSPDGTGQLADSVAAEDSQVHVLHRKGKEGLGAAYIAGFKWGLNAGYDVLVEMDADGSHQPEQLPQLLEAVEQGADLAMGSRWVRGGKVVNWPLYRQAISRIGSTYSRIMLGVKIKDVTGGYRAFRRTTLEKLNLDQIESVGYGFQVDLAWRVAKMGLTIVERPITFVERELGASKMSGNIVVEAMLNVTKWGLTARWNKLTGKDRTDSRA encoded by the coding sequence GTGCGTGTCCTCACCATCATTCCCACCTACAACGAGCTGGAGTCGCTCCCCATAACGCTCGGCCGTCTGCGTGCCGCTGTGCCGGCCTCCGACGTCCTGGTCGTGGACGACAACAGCCCGGACGGCACCGGACAGCTGGCGGACAGCGTCGCTGCCGAAGACAGCCAGGTTCACGTCCTGCACCGCAAGGGCAAGGAAGGCCTGGGGGCGGCCTATATCGCGGGCTTCAAGTGGGGCCTGAACGCCGGGTATGACGTCCTCGTCGAAATGGACGCCGACGGATCGCACCAGCCTGAGCAGCTGCCGCAGCTCCTGGAAGCCGTGGAGCAGGGCGCTGACCTTGCCATGGGCTCCCGGTGGGTACGCGGAGGAAAGGTGGTCAACTGGCCGCTCTACCGGCAGGCGATTTCCCGCATCGGGAGCACGTATTCACGCATCATGCTTGGCGTCAAAATCAAGGACGTCACCGGCGGCTACCGCGCCTTCCGGCGCACCACCCTCGAGAAGCTGAACCTCGACCAGATCGAGTCCGTGGGCTACGGCTTCCAAGTGGACCTGGCCTGGCGCGTCGCCAAAATGGGACTCACCATCGTGGAACGGCCCATTACGTTCGTTGAACGCGAGCTGGGCGCCTCGAAGATGAGCGGCAACATTGTCGTCGAGGCCATGCTCAACGTGACGAAGTGGGGCCTGACGGCACGCTGGAACAAGTTGACCGGAAAAGACCGGACGGATAGCCGGGCCTAA
- a CDS encoding amidohydrolase, giving the protein MTDAHARAQAASGPSKVTLYRNGSVYTAADPFATAMLVDGDTIAWVGSEQAATSIADSSMEVIDLRGALLAPGFVDSHAHLTETGIALGGLQLGDVRSARELLDAVAAAGGAGTILGHGWDESLWDDPALPEPGELERAAGGRPVYLSRVDAHSALVSSALAAAAGLQDRDGFAPGGHIKREAHAAARLATRQLSAAELKDHQRRALDEAAANGYVALAEMGAPHIGSPLDLQLAAGWNAGADSVPLPEVLPYWGQLTTSATDAEALLAELGVPVRGLAGDLNIDGSIGSRTASLRSPYTDAPGEKGTTYLSAEEAAAHLAACSLLGIQGGFHIIGDAGLDAALEALDLAAAEVGEQRIRAAGHRFEHVEMADAEAIARLAKYSVTVSVQPGFDAAWGGSGRLYEQRLGSRRENMNPFASFYSAGVPICFGSDSPVTPLRPWSSVRACLEHNNPAQRISARAAFLGHTRAGWRAARHANPLAGQLVPGAPATFAVWDVEELMVQVADGRVQSWSTDPRARTPLLPALDTGSDPRCLQTVRNGQELFSAHILRA; this is encoded by the coding sequence ATGACCGACGCACACGCGCGCGCCCAGGCCGCTTCCGGACCGTCGAAGGTGACGCTATACCGGAACGGCTCCGTCTACACGGCGGCTGACCCTTTCGCCACCGCCATGCTCGTGGACGGTGACACCATTGCCTGGGTGGGCTCGGAACAGGCGGCGACGTCGATCGCGGACAGTTCCATGGAAGTCATCGATCTCCGCGGCGCGCTGCTGGCCCCCGGATTCGTGGATTCCCACGCACACCTGACGGAGACGGGCATTGCCCTGGGCGGGCTCCAGCTGGGCGACGTCCGCTCGGCCCGGGAGCTGCTGGATGCCGTGGCCGCAGCCGGCGGCGCAGGCACCATCCTGGGACACGGCTGGGACGAGTCACTGTGGGATGATCCCGCGCTCCCGGAGCCCGGCGAGCTGGAGCGCGCTGCCGGCGGCCGGCCCGTCTACCTGTCCCGGGTGGATGCCCACTCGGCGCTCGTGTCTTCCGCGTTGGCTGCGGCGGCCGGCCTGCAGGACCGTGACGGGTTCGCGCCCGGCGGCCACATCAAACGGGAGGCACATGCCGCGGCACGGCTGGCCACCAGGCAGCTCTCCGCGGCCGAATTGAAAGACCACCAGAGGCGGGCACTGGACGAAGCCGCGGCCAACGGGTACGTGGCGCTGGCCGAAATGGGCGCACCCCACATCGGGAGCCCGCTCGATCTGCAGCTGGCCGCCGGCTGGAATGCCGGAGCAGATTCCGTGCCCCTGCCCGAAGTTCTGCCTTACTGGGGTCAACTGACGACGTCGGCGACGGACGCCGAGGCCCTGCTCGCCGAGCTCGGGGTTCCGGTCCGAGGGCTTGCCGGCGACCTGAACATCGACGGTTCCATCGGATCCCGGACGGCTTCCCTCCGGTCGCCGTACACGGATGCCCCGGGGGAGAAGGGAACAACCTATCTTTCCGCGGAGGAGGCGGCCGCACACCTGGCCGCCTGCTCCCTGCTGGGCATCCAGGGCGGGTTCCACATCATCGGCGACGCCGGCCTCGACGCCGCCCTGGAAGCGCTGGACCTGGCTGCCGCGGAAGTGGGGGAGCAGCGGATCCGCGCGGCCGGCCACCGCTTCGAACACGTGGAAATGGCAGACGCCGAGGCCATAGCGCGCCTGGCTAAGTACTCAGTGACGGTGAGCGTCCAGCCGGGGTTTGACGCGGCTTGGGGCGGCTCCGGCCGGCTCTACGAGCAGCGCCTGGGCTCCCGGCGCGAGAACATGAACCCGTTTGCGTCCTTCTATTCGGCCGGCGTGCCCATCTGCTTCGGAAGCGACAGCCCGGTGACCCCGCTGCGCCCGTGGTCCAGCGTGAGGGCCTGCCTTGAGCACAACAACCCTGCGCAACGGATCTCCGCCCGGGCGGCGTTCCTTGGCCACACCCGGGCGGGCTGGCGGGCCGCCAGGCACGCCAACCCGTTGGCCGGCCAACTGGTGCCGGGTGCTCCGGCAACGTTTGCGGTCTGGGACGTCGAGGAACTCATGGTCCAGGTGGCCGACGGCAGGGTCCAGTCCTGGAGCACCGATCCGCGCGCCCGGACGCCGCTCCTTCCTGCACTGGACACCGGCAGTGACCCGCGCTGCCTCCAGACCGTGCGGAACGGGCAGGAACTGTTTTCCGCCCACATTCTTCGCGCCTGA